GCGTCGCGCGGGCTCACGCTGTTCGCGGATATCGATCAGAGCGCTGCCGCCGAACAGGCCGGCACATCGCTCAGGCCGACGCGGCTGTTTCTCTTCGGCAACCCGAAGGGCGGCACGCCGGCGATGCAGGCCAACCCCCATGCCGCGATAGAGTTGCCGTTGCGAGCGGCGGTCTGGGAAGACGACGGTGGCGCCACGCATATCGATTATCAGGATGCCGCAGGTGTCCTCAGCAGCGAGTACGGCTTGCAGCCAGCCCTCGTGGCACCGTTAGCCACGGTACGCGCGTTGCTCGAAGGCGTGGCTGACAACGCGTAACACCTGCCACCGCGAGGCGGAGGTCACTCCACTCGCGGAATACCTGGGCGTGAGCTGCAGCCCGGCGATGCCAAAGAGGCACCTACTGAAACACCTGTTGAGGCACCTGTTGAGGCACCTGTTGAGGCACCTACTGGGGCACGCTGGGCATCGCAGGCTTCTCACTGCCCTGCACCGCCGCGCCCGCTTCGGTCTGGTGCGTTGCCTCCATCGCCTCAAGCTTGCGCAGCGATTGCTGCAGCGAGTTGGGGTAGTTCTCGTCGTTGATATCGAAGCCTACCGACTTCAGCGCCTGCAACTCGCGAAGAATGCTCGCGCGAGTGACGGGCGGCGGAGCGGTTCCCGTCGTCGTTTGCGCGCGGGCATAGCCGCAGACGGCGATCATCGGCAGGACGATGGCGCATGCACGGCACATTGTGGCGAAAGATCCGGATTCCATAGCGCACTCCTGATCCTGGAGTTGGGGTCGAACAGGGGTACTCGCGTACTCGACGGCCCAAGAAAAAAGAGCATAGGCGTCCGCGCATCGGCATACCGGGTCGGCCCGGCCCATCCGTGGACAGTTTCTTGATAGACCATTTTGCGGGCAAGTCCACCGGAAGCGTCATCCGCGCCAAACATGCCGATCTGACCGTGCGGCTGGCATCCGCACATGGCAGTCACACATGGCGGTCACAGGCGCAGGCGACGGTACATTGCGGCCCCTGCGGACACGAGAGGCAATCGATTCGAGGATTCAATGCGCAGGTTCGGAAGCTTCCCGAAATCGGCACAGGGCGGCTGATGTTTAATCAGGGCGTCCATGCCGCGCGGACATGCGGCATGGACTGGCATGGCGACAGGCTGGAGGGTAACCTTCGCACTCCTTCGCTACGTCCTCGAGAGAGAGGCAAGCATGCGGGAGAATCTGTTACCGGCCGTGAGCGGCCATTGCCACCAAGGGCAGGTTGATGCAATGGCGGACTGATCCTCTGTGGGGCAGATCGAGAACCCCACCACTCTGGCAGCCTGGAAAGACAGGCACTTCAACCGTCACCTGCCCCTCCTTCCAGTTCGCAAATCTCATCGACGTGCGACTCAGGTAATGACGGTTGCGCTTGCGTCGCACACCATGCACGGTGGATCGGCTGCGGCATACGCTGCGGATGGCGCCAACAGGGCCGAGCAAAGCACGGCCACCATGCCCAGGGCAACAAGTGTGTGTGATGTCCGAAGGGGTTCTGACGCGCGGCGCGTCACGCTATCGTCCGCGAATTCTGCTGGTTTGACTGACATGATCAAGCTCCGAAGGTAGTCCTATTTGCCTGAACCGGCAGCGATGCGCCACCCGTTCCCTGCCTTCGTTATAGGCCACCGCGGCTACGCGCAACTATCCGAAAATTCCCAAAATCCAACAGGAAACTCCGGTCGCGATATCACCGCACGGTGTGGCGTTTGCGACGCTGATGGGAAAATTCGGAGCCGTCGTCCCGCCGAATGGGCAACATCCGAGCAAAGCGATTGCCTTGGGCAATCACAATGAGGAGTAACGGTCGACGATCCACGCATCGGTCACTGCATGACACCTCCCGGAGTTCCAACCATGCATTCCGAACTTCAAGACGAAATCCTGCAACTCAGGGCCAGGAGCGCGCGCTTTGCCTGCCTGTCGTATCGGCTCAGCGACCTTGAGGATGTGCTTCGCTTCATCAAGTCCGGTCTCCTGAAAGCAACGCCGGCAGCCATTGCGCAGTACCGGAAAGAGCGCCTTCAACTCATCAGCCAGATCCAGGCAATGCTGCTTGCGTCCAGGACCGCCTGACGACATTTCGGGGCAGCCACGGCCGCGCTATCGCTGGCGCGCCATGCAAAACGCCGCGAAACCCCCAAAGGATCTCGCGGCGCCCATCAGGCAGGACCTGTTTCGTCCCACCACACAGTCTGATTACCAGTTCGCGTCCGAAGTCGGTGGCCCAAGCTGCGCACTCTTCTTCACCACCTTCCGCCCCCCCTTGGCGGCAGCGGAACTGGCCCCGGCTGGCTCATTGCGCGATACCGCTTCGGCCCGCAACTGAAGCTCGCCAGATTTCACTTCGTCAAGGTTGATCTTGACCGACTCCAGGTGACCGTACGACATCGAAGCCGTCACCCGGTCCACCACCACCGTGCAACACTCCTGCTCGGTGAAGCCCAGCGAACGACCGGTCTGCGGATCGGTCAGCTCCTTGCCGAGACGCACCACCTGATAGGTCGCGCCCTGACGCACCGATTGCCCACCCTGGCTCAGGACCACGTTGTAGCCGTCGCGCGAAGCAATGCTCACCGGGTAGAGCCGAACCAGAATGTCTGCCACCACCTTCCGGACCACAGCCGATTCCATCGCATCGACGCGATCGCCTGACTGCTCGGCGGCGCCGCCATCCACGGTATTGCTGAACAGCACTTCACGCGTGGTGAC
This genomic interval from Cupriavidus metallidurans CH34 contains the following:
- a CDS encoding DUF302 domain-containing protein, which produces MTAQAQDTPHPARTQSLPSRHDFATTVARLKDALASRGLTLFADIDQSAAAEQAGTSLRPTRLFLFGNPKGGTPAMQANPHAAIELPLRAAVWEDDGGATHIDYQDAAGVLSSEYGLQPALVAPLATVRALLEGVADNA
- a CDS encoding DUF4148 domain-containing protein; translated protein: MESGSFATMCRACAIVLPMIAVCGYARAQTTTGTAPPPVTRASILRELQALKSVGFDINDENYPNSLQQSLRKLEAMEATHQTEAGAAVQGSEKPAMPSVPQ